From the genome of Muricauda sp. SCSIO 64092, one region includes:
- a CDS encoding DUF368 domain-containing protein, which yields MARKLIDYTIVTLKGMAMGAADVVPGVSGGTIAFISGIYEELITSINNIKPSLMTVWRKEGFGALWKKLNGNFLASLFLGIFISVLSLAKFLSWLLENEPVLLWSFFFGLVLASIFLVGKEIKKWSIATILIAIIGTAIAYFITTLPPSENVDSLPYLFLSGALAVCAMILPGISGAFILVLLGSYKTILDAAHEWDFLLVGTVAIGAIFGLLSFAKLLKWMFKNYHNATLALLTGFIIGSLNKIWPWKKVLETRVFDGKSIDVDFQNVLPNQFDGDPQLFASIGLAIAGFSLIFILERLASKK from the coding sequence ATGGCTCGTAAGCTAATTGACTATACCATAGTTACCCTTAAAGGTATGGCTATGGGCGCCGCAGATGTGGTTCCTGGGGTTTCCGGGGGAACAATCGCTTTTATCTCTGGAATTTATGAAGAACTCATTACCTCCATAAACAATATCAAACCTTCTTTGATGACCGTTTGGCGAAAAGAGGGTTTCGGTGCACTTTGGAAAAAGCTTAATGGTAATTTTTTGGCATCCTTGTTTCTTGGCATTTTTATAAGCGTACTGAGTTTGGCCAAATTTCTTAGTTGGTTATTGGAGAATGAGCCGGTCCTGCTTTGGTCATTTTTCTTCGGCTTGGTTTTGGCCAGTATCTTTTTGGTGGGAAAGGAAATCAAAAAATGGAGCATTGCAACCATATTGATTGCAATAATAGGTACAGCCATTGCCTATTTTATTACCACACTACCGCCAAGTGAAAATGTGGATAGCCTTCCCTACCTATTTCTTTCCGGGGCCTTGGCTGTCTGTGCCATGATTCTCCCAGGTATCTCCGGTGCTTTTATCCTTGTGCTCCTGGGAAGTTATAAAACCATTTTGGACGCTGCCCACGAATGGGATTTCTTACTGGTCGGTACTGTTGCCATTGGCGCCATCTTTGGACTGTTGAGCTTCGCAAAGCTGCTTAAATGGATGTTCAAAAACTATCATAATGCTACTTTGGCCCTACTCACTGGTTTTATTATAGGTTCCCTAAACAAAATCTGGCCCTGGAAAAAGGTCTTGGAAACCAGGGTATTCGATGGAAAATCCATAGATGTCGATTTTCAGAACGTACTTCCCAATCAGTTTGATGGTGACCCACAGCTATTTGCATCAATTGGCCTAGCTATAGCGGGATTTTCACTTATTTTTATACTCGAAAGACTGGCCTCCAAGAAATAG
- a CDS encoding tetratricopeptide repeat protein: protein MALDPSENPDKSIIKFESMLKTDDVYFFDAEDFEEIIHYYLNQGKVGLGKKAIQIGLQQHPHSAELKLLKVEVLVFEDQFQKAEGILDQLQEVDATNEEIYIQRANILSKQDNHQGAIQMLLEALHMASDSFDIYSLLGMEHLFLENYEEAKQCFMKCVEYDETDYSSLYNVVYCFEFLEDFEGAIHYLNDYLERNPYCEVAWHQLGKMYCSKEMYQEALTTFDFAIISDDSFLGAYFEKGRVLENLGKHNEAIECYETTISMDDPTSHAYLRIGKCHEKLGNDELAKYYYYNTVHEDPLLDKGWLAITEYYFRLKDYKKALNYINKAINIDGENPMYWKKNAEIFSILENYDEADFAYKQTVELGNYELDTWKNWASILIKLKDYESALQVVLQGLEFYPEDAKLNYQLPGLYLKTENTPLAKEKLGLALQLNPGKSVLFLQLYPEFEKLKWVQESIKTNKKAST from the coding sequence ATGGCGTTAGACCCTAGCGAAAACCCTGATAAATCCATAATCAAATTCGAATCAATGCTTAAGACGGATGACGTCTATTTTTTTGACGCGGAGGATTTTGAGGAGATTATCCATTACTATTTGAACCAAGGAAAAGTTGGCCTTGGAAAGAAAGCCATACAAATCGGTTTGCAACAGCATCCGCATTCCGCTGAATTGAAGTTGCTGAAGGTTGAGGTCCTGGTTTTTGAAGACCAATTTCAAAAAGCAGAAGGAATCCTTGACCAATTACAGGAAGTGGATGCCACTAACGAGGAAATCTACATTCAAAGGGCCAATATCCTGTCCAAGCAGGATAATCACCAGGGTGCCATACAAATGCTTTTGGAGGCACTGCACATGGCAAGTGATAGTTTTGATATTTATTCCCTCTTGGGAATGGAGCATCTCTTCCTGGAAAATTATGAAGAGGCCAAGCAATGTTTTATGAAGTGTGTGGAATATGATGAGACGGATTATTCCTCACTCTATAATGTAGTGTATTGTTTCGAGTTTTTGGAGGATTTTGAAGGGGCGATCCATTACCTAAATGATTACTTGGAACGCAATCCCTACTGCGAAGTGGCCTGGCACCAGTTGGGGAAAATGTATTGTTCCAAAGAAATGTACCAAGAAGCCCTCACCACCTTTGATTTTGCCATAATCTCGGATGATTCCTTCTTGGGGGCTTATTTTGAAAAGGGAAGGGTATTGGAAAATTTAGGCAAGCATAACGAGGCCATTGAATGTTATGAGACCACCATTTCCATGGATGACCCCACTTCCCACGCCTATTTAAGAATTGGAAAATGTCATGAAAAATTGGGCAATGACGAATTGGCCAAGTACTATTATTACAATACCGTACACGAGGATCCCCTATTGGACAAAGGTTGGCTAGCCATAACCGAGTACTATTTTAGGCTAAAGGACTATAAAAAAGCATTGAACTACATCAACAAAGCCATAAATATTGATGGAGAGAATCCGATGTATTGGAAAAAAAATGCGGAAATCTTTAGTATCCTGGAAAACTATGATGAAGCGGATTTTGCATATAAACAGACCGTGGAATTGGGGAATTATGAGTTGGATACCTGGAAAAACTGGGCCTCCATCCTCATTAAGTTGAAGGATTATGAATCCGCCCTGCAAGTTGTGCTTCAGGGTCTTGAATTTTATCCCGAAGATGCCAAACTGAACTATCAACTCCCAGGGCTATACCTCAAAACCGAAAATACCCCATTGGCCAAGGAAAAATTAGGTCTTGCTTTACAATTAAATCCAGGAAAATCTGTTTTATTTTTGCAACTGTACCCAGAATTCGAAAAATTAAAATGGGTGCAGGAAAGCATAAAAACCAATAAAAAGGCATCTACCTAA
- a CDS encoding aspartate aminotransferase family protein, with product MENLEQDFLKYQAQTTAHPLAMEVSHASGSYIYDTQGGAHLDFVAGVSACSLGHCHPKVISAIEEQSKQYMHVMVYGEYIQGPAVAYAKLLSTLLPKPLETTYLVNSGTEAIEGALKLARRVTGRSQIIAAHHAYHGNTMGSLSVMGFEERKSAFRPLLPDIRFIQFNDGDQLAHITRKTAAVILETIQGGAGFILPQNGYLQKVRKRCDEVGALLILDEIQPGFGRTGKLFAFEHFGAVPDILVIGKGMASGLPCGAFVAAYHHMAMLKEHPKLGHITTFGGNPVIAAASLATLKELTESQLIPSTLAKENLFRSLLVHPLIKEIRGKGLMLALIFDDAKIANELVLTAAREHLILFWLLFEPRAVRISPPLTISESEIEQGCKKIIKILNEI from the coding sequence ATGGAAAACCTAGAGCAAGACTTCTTAAAATACCAGGCCCAAACCACAGCGCATCCTTTGGCCATGGAGGTATCCCATGCATCTGGCAGCTATATTTACGATACCCAAGGGGGTGCCCATTTGGATTTTGTGGCCGGAGTATCCGCCTGCAGTTTGGGGCATTGCCATCCCAAAGTCATCAGTGCCATTGAGGAACAGTCCAAACAGTATATGCACGTTATGGTTTATGGGGAATATATACAAGGGCCGGCTGTGGCTTACGCCAAATTGTTATCAACTTTGTTACCAAAACCATTGGAAACCACTTACTTGGTCAATTCGGGTACGGAAGCTATTGAAGGTGCCTTAAAATTGGCGCGAAGGGTTACCGGTCGGTCCCAGATCATAGCGGCGCATCATGCTTACCATGGAAATACGATGGGTAGTTTGAGTGTTATGGGATTTGAGGAACGTAAAAGTGCCTTTAGACCATTGCTACCGGATATTAGGTTCATTCAATTTAATGATGGGGATCAGTTGGCACATATAACCCGGAAGACCGCCGCAGTAATCTTGGAAACCATCCAGGGAGGAGCGGGATTTATACTTCCCCAAAACGGATATTTACAAAAAGTAAGGAAACGATGTGATGAGGTAGGGGCACTTTTAATTTTGGATGAAATACAACCCGGCTTTGGTAGGACGGGAAAACTTTTCGCCTTTGAGCACTTTGGGGCCGTTCCGGACATTCTGGTCATTGGCAAGGGAATGGCTTCAGGATTGCCATGTGGTGCATTTGTGGCGGCGTACCACCATATGGCCATGCTCAAAGAACATCCTAAACTCGGACATATAACGACTTTTGGGGGTAATCCTGTCATTGCTGCTGCCAGTTTGGCCACCTTAAAGGAATTGACTGAAAGTCAACTTATTCCGTCCACATTGGCCAAGGAAAACCTTTTTCGGTCACTTTTGGTACATCCTTTGATTAAGGAAATACGGGGTAAGGGATTGATGCTTGCCTTGATTTTTGATGATGCGAAAATCGCCAACGAACTTGTGCTTACGGCAGCCAGGGAACACTTGATTTTGTTCTGGCTTTTGTTTGAACCAAGGGCAGTAAGGATTTCCCCGCCATTGACCATTTCCGAAAGTGAAATTGAGCAGGGGTGTAAAAAAATCATCAAAATCTTAAATGAAATATAA
- a CDS encoding OstA-like protein, with product MAFLIFSFSFLAVLGQEPEGRQINIVYGANFTKDEAQFPGASIFSKDNERQVQFEHQGADLWCDVAIFYAQENKLKAIGNVRLQQGDSIEMNSGKLDYDGNIKLARAWENVDLTDSQMKLTTDTLYFDREKQRSYYNSGGKVVDSVNTLTSIIGTYFMEIKKVQFQDSVHIDNPDYIIDSEQLHYYRQSKNAYMYGPSTIVGEEYTIYCERGFYDTKIEQGYGVKNTKINYSNRIIEGDSVYFDKLSSFASATNNIRVTDTINDGVIRAHYAEVFKDRDSVFATRRAVAVNLVQQDSLYIHGDTLMVTGPPEDRRLRAFRNAKFFKTDLSGKCDSIHSSERTGITKLVTNPILWNMDNQMTGDSIHLISDLETEKLDSLRVIDNAFIIAFDTIGKQGYNQAKGKDLFGKFIENELKIVDLIKNTEVIYYLYNDDNELIGIDKTICSKIRLEMANNDIEDITFFIDPEGDIYPEEDWPFDTKRLKGFIWRGDEQLRNKDDIFDEDDNNIELISIRGIDAPIDIDAEEEERSGGGSPQPKLKRANKEATKPKKIVQEK from the coding sequence CTGGCGTTCTTAATTTTCTCCTTTTCTTTTTTAGCAGTACTTGGCCAAGAACCTGAAGGAAGACAGATAAACATTGTCTATGGGGCCAATTTTACCAAAGACGAAGCTCAGTTCCCAGGGGCGTCAATATTCAGTAAGGATAATGAACGGCAAGTACAATTTGAACATCAAGGAGCTGACCTTTGGTGTGATGTTGCCATCTTCTATGCCCAGGAGAACAAATTAAAGGCCATTGGCAACGTTCGGTTGCAACAGGGGGATTCCATTGAAATGAACAGCGGCAAACTGGATTATGACGGAAACATAAAACTGGCCAGGGCCTGGGAAAATGTGGACCTTACGGACAGTCAAATGAAATTGACCACGGATACCCTATATTTTGATAGGGAAAAACAGCGTTCGTACTATAATTCGGGAGGAAAAGTGGTGGATTCCGTAAACACCTTGACGAGCATTATTGGTACCTATTTCATGGAAATCAAAAAGGTACAGTTCCAGGACAGTGTCCATATAGACAACCCGGATTATATCATTGACTCAGAGCAATTGCATTACTATAGGCAATCCAAGAATGCCTACATGTATGGTCCTTCGACCATAGTGGGCGAGGAATATACCATTTATTGTGAGCGGGGTTTTTATGACACCAAGATTGAACAGGGTTATGGTGTAAAAAACACCAAAATCAACTATAGTAATCGCATTATTGAAGGCGATAGCGTGTATTTTGATAAGCTTTCGTCCTTCGCCTCCGCAACCAACAACATCCGGGTAACGGATACCATAAATGATGGGGTCATTCGCGCACATTACGCCGAAGTTTTTAAAGATCGGGACTCTGTTTTTGCCACCAGAAGGGCCGTAGCCGTAAATTTGGTACAACAAGATTCACTTTACATACACGGGGATACCTTAATGGTAACCGGGCCCCCTGAGGACCGAAGGTTAAGGGCATTCAGAAATGCCAAATTTTTCAAGACCGATTTGAGTGGAAAGTGTGATTCCATTCATTCCTCGGAACGGACCGGGATAACCAAACTGGTCACCAATCCCATTCTTTGGAATATGGACAATCAAATGACTGGGGACAGTATCCATTTGATCAGTGATTTGGAAACCGAAAAATTGGACTCCCTACGCGTCATCGATAATGCATTCATCATTGCTTTTGATACCATTGGAAAACAAGGGTACAATCAAGCCAAGGGCAAGGATCTATTTGGTAAGTTTATTGAAAATGAACTAAAAATAGTGGACTTGATAAAGAATACAGAAGTCATCTATTATCTGTACAATGATGATAATGAACTCATTGGAATCGACAAAACCATTTGCAGTAAAATACGACTGGAAATGGCCAATAATGATATTGAGGACATTACATTCTTTATAGATCCAGAGGGCGATATTTATCCAGAGGAGGATTGGCCCTTTGATACCAAAAGGCTAAAGGGATTTATTTGGAGGGGCGATGAACAACTCAGGAACAAGGATGATATTTTTGATGAAGACGATAACAACATTGAACTGATCAGCATTAGAGGCATTGATGCACCCATTGATATTGATGCCGAAGAAGAGGAACGCAGTGGTGGTGGAAGTCCCCAACCCAAACTTAAACGGGCAAACAAGGAAGCGACAAAACCAAAAAAAATAGTTCAGGAAAAGTAG
- a CDS encoding response regulator transcription factor, which translates to MTEILIVEDEPLLCYAYRNILKDLEKEEDIGPFHILECNTYDSTLNLLDKKFQKNKGLDLCLLDYRLGSKNNDNENGLTIGFKIRQVYPKCKIVVITSISDNYLFNSIFENLNPSSFLIKTDLDYAGIKKKLQLILNGSRVYSQEVNDFLMRRDKLLINKIDKRDLKIIRLMDQGLSLPEIGKKIGLSLSGIENRKRIIAERIGAPSPSKKELLKFAKEELNLI; encoded by the coding sequence ATGACCGAAATTCTGATCGTAGAGGATGAGCCTTTACTATGTTATGCCTATAGAAACATCCTTAAAGACCTTGAAAAGGAAGAGGATATAGGACCATTTCATATTTTGGAGTGTAATACGTATGATTCCACACTAAATTTACTGGACAAAAAGTTCCAAAAAAACAAGGGGCTTGATTTATGCTTGCTTGATTATCGTCTTGGTTCGAAAAATAACGATAACGAAAATGGATTAACAATAGGTTTTAAGATAAGGCAAGTCTACCCCAAGTGTAAAATTGTTGTTATCACTTCCATCTCCGATAATTATCTATTTAATTCTATTTTCGAAAATCTGAACCCTTCTAGTTTTCTCATAAAAACAGATTTGGATTATGCTGGTATCAAGAAGAAATTACAGTTGATTTTAAACGGATCGAGAGTATATAGTCAGGAAGTCAATGATTTCCTTATGAGGAGAGATAAGTTGTTAATCAACAAAATTGATAAAAGGGACCTAAAAATTATTCGATTAATGGATCAGGGATTAAGCTTACCTGAAATTGGAAAGAAAATTGGTCTTTCTCTCTCTGGCATTGAAAATAGAAAACGAATAATCGCTGAGAGAATTGGTGCGCCTTCGCCAAGTAAGAAAGAGCTTCTAAAATTTGCAAAAGAAGAATTGAACCTTATATAA